AATATATTGTATCAATTATTAGCAATATTTTATTTTATTAGCTACACCTACAAATGCCTGATTATCGCCAGAGACATGAAACCCGATATTATTCATAGCCACTGGTTTGTCCCGGCTGGCTTAGTTGGCCATATAACATCCGTATTTACTGGCATACCCCATGTTGTTTCAGTATACAGCGATGGTTTTTTAATTAAAACAAATCCGATTTTACGTTTGGTTGCCCGGATAATTTTTAATCGGGCTAAATCGGTTATAGCCATATCGAAGTCAATCAAAGAATATGTTGATTTAATTTATCCCGACGCCGAGGTTGTTTACCCATGCAATCGACTGTTTTAACCGTAGGGCGGTTAGTGCCGCGCAAAGGACAGATTTATCTTATAGATGCGATGCGTAAGCTAGTTGATGAGGGCATGGATTTGAAGCTGGTTATTATCGGTATTGGCCCCGAGGAAAACCGGCTGAGAGAAAGAGCCAAGGGCTTGGATTTTCGCTTGGAACTTATTATAAGCGATGAACAGCTTGAACAAGAATATAAGAACGCCGATGTTTTCGTTCTGCCCTCGATTACAGATGAACAAGGCGAAAAAGAAGGCTTGGGGCTGGTGCTGTTAGAGTCGATGCATTTTAAACTGCCTGTAATAGCTTTCGATAATGGCGGCGTAAGCGAGGTTGTTATTGATGGCTATAATGGCATTCTTCTTCAGGAAAAAGATGTCGATGGTTTAGCTGTCTCAATTAAGAAAGTTTTAACTGATAAAGAGTTCAGTGATAAACTTGTTGAAACGGCATATAAGGATGCGCATAAACGTTTTTCAGTCGAGACGATTGTTAATCAGCAGGCTGAAATATATGATAGAGTATTAGAGCACAGATAGATTGCAATTGTAATAAAGGCAGGATGTTAAAATGGACTTTGCAGATATTAATTTCAGACTGATAGCGCCGGAAGTATTTTTATTTTTATGGTCGTTATTGATTCTATTTCTCGGTATAAAAAAGCAGGATAAAAGCCCTCGAACATTGGGGATATTATCTATTATTGGATTGTTAGCAGCCTTAGCTCTTTCAATGAATACTTCAAGCGGCACTTTCTTCGGACAAACATTTATTGTCGATGATTATGCGCGAGCATTCAAGCTTATTTTTATCCTGTCAGCCGCGCTTACTATAATGGGTTCGATTGATTACATCGCTAAAAGGCTGATTCACCAGGGCGAGTTTTTCTCCCTTCTATTATTATGCACAACTGGTATGATGTTTTTATCATCTGCAGGCGAGCTGATTTCAATGTATGTTGCCTTAGAACTGTCGACAATTTCTCTATATATTCTGGCGGCATACAGGAAGAAAGACTTAAAATCAACCGAAGCAGGCCTTAAATATCTGATTTTGGGAGCTGTCTCTTCCGGAATTTTACTATACGGACTTTCGCTTATCTATGGCTTGACCGGAACGACTGTCATGAGCGAAATCGGCAAACGTCTGTTCCTTGGCCCGGATACAAATCTGGCGACCTATTTTGCTATAATAATGTTTATGGCTGGCTTTGGGTTCAAGCTTGCCGCCGCGCCTTTCCATATGTGGGCACCGGATGTTTACGAGGGTGCGCCGACACCGGTTACTGCTTTCCTGTCGGTAGCATCAAAAGCCGCCGGTTTAACCGCTTTTGTAAGATTATTCTTCGAGTCGCTGTTAATTGCCAAATCCGAATGGGTGATTATCCTCGAGGTTGTAGCGATACTGGCAATGGTGATTGGTAATGTTGTTGCCCTTTTGCAGAAAAATATCAAGCGAATGCTGGCTTATTCATCAATTGCTCAGGTGGGGTATG
Above is a window of Candidatus Zixiibacteriota bacterium DNA encoding:
- a CDS encoding glycosyltransferase; translation: MSSQQRKRTILVITHLYPRFEGCTMAPFLGIWAENLAKQYNMIILVPRHEKALPERNGVKLVYFGYFFKSLEKFSYTSSLFAKVRKFNILYQLLAIFYFISYTYKCLIIARDMKPDIIHSHWFVPAGLVGHITSVFTGIPHVVSVYSDGFLIKTNPILRLVARIIFNRAKSVIAISKSIKEYVDLIYPDAEVVYPCNRLF
- a CDS encoding glycosyltransferase family 4 protein — protein: MQSTVLTVGRLVPRKGQIYLIDAMRKLVDEGMDLKLVIIGIGPEENRLRERAKGLDFRLELIISDEQLEQEYKNADVFVLPSITDEQGEKEGLGLVLLESMHFKLPVIAFDNGGVSEVVIDGYNGILLQEKDVDGLAVSIKKVLTDKEFSDKLVETAYKDAHKRFSVETIVNQQAEIYDRVLEHR
- a CDS encoding NADH-quinone oxidoreductase subunit N: MDFADINFRLIAPEVFLFLWSLLILFLGIKKQDKSPRTLGILSIIGLLAALALSMNTSSGTFFGQTFIVDDYARAFKLIFILSAALTIMGSIDYIAKRLIHQGEFFSLLLLCTTGMMFLSSAGELISMYVALELSTISLYILAAYRKKDLKSTEAGLKYLILGAVSSGILLYGLSLIYGLTGTTVMSEIGKRLFLGPDTNLATYFAIIMFMAGFGFKLAAAPFHMWAPDVYEGAPTPVTAFLSVASKAAGLTAFVRLFFESLLIAKSEWVIILEVVAILAMVIGNVVALLQKNIKRMLAYSSIAQVGYVLVALAAGIDLSVGSMMIFLIAYLFANIGAFIIVIAFSNDTGSDQIKDYCGLMKRSPVAAIIMSIFMLSLSGIPPTAGFFAKYWLFAAAVKEGLYWLVVIAVITSVISLFYYMNVVRVMMFHQPEENTAISLSGMVKVSLGISVIVVLIMCIIPGVFYNWALSASTIFRF